One Coprobacter fastidiosus genomic window, GAGTATAAGCAGCTTTCATTTATTTCTTCTTATCCGGGGAATTTAGGAAATTTCTGAAAATCGGGATCTCTCTTTTCCAAAAAAGCATTTTTCCCTTCTTGTGCCTCTTCCATCAAATAATACATCAACGTTGCATCTCCGGCAAACTCCATAAGGCCACGCTGTCCGTCAAGTTCGGCATTCAACGCCCGTTTGATCATGCGTATCGCCATCGGGCTACGTTTTAATATAGTTTTGCACCAATCTACCGTCTCATCTTCAAGCCGTTCAAAAGGAACTACTTTATTGACCATACCCATCTCTTCTGCTTCTCTCGCTGTATATTGACGACACAAGAACCAAATTTCCCGAGCTTTCTTCTGTCCGACACAACGCGCCAAATAAGAAGAGCCGAAACCGGCATCGAAACTGCCTACTTTAGGTCCGGTCTGCCCGAAACGTGCGTTTTCCGAAGCAATGGTCAAATCACAAACAACATGCAAAACATGACCGCCTCCGATTGCATAGCCGTTGACCATCGCAATCACAGGCTTAGGAATAGAACGTATCGCCTTGTGCAGATCAAGGACATTCAAACGGGGAACTCCGTCTTTATCAATATAGCCACCGATACCTTTTACATTTTGGTCTCCTCCTGAACAAAATGCTTTATCTCCGGCCCCAGTAAACACCACAACACCTATATCACTCCGTTCCCGACAAATAGACATGGCATCCAACATTTCAAAATTGGTTTGCGGACGAAATGCATTATATACTTCGGGACGATTGATCGTTATTTTCGCTATTCCTTCGAAGAATTCGAATTTAATATCTTCATACTCTTTTATAGTTTTCCATTCTCTTGTTGCCATAATATTATTTTACATTAATTATTTATCGCTTAAAATATCCCCTTAAAATCCGATCATTAACAGTTCGAGGAGTCTCTACCGACAAAATAGCAGGTTTGTCGGAAATTCTAAAAAAAACAGAGAGGATTTTTCTCAATTCATCTTCAGAATCTGCAACATAGTAATCAAATCCATGTAAACGAGCAAAACCTTCGACATCAACTTCCTGTGCTGTTTCAAAGTATTCTTCCAATTCCGGCAATTCAGATGGGCCTTGTATAAAACGAAATATTCCTCCTCCGCCATTTTTCATCACGATAATTTTAAGTGTAGGCGGAACATATCTGTTCCACAAGGCATTGGAATCATATAAAAATCCCATATCTCCGGTAATAAAGACCGTAAGTTCTCTCCTCACGCAAGCAGCCCCTACAGCAGTAGACGTCGCTCCGTCTATACCGCTTACCCCACGATTACAATCCGAGCGTTCTATCTGGTTATATTCAAATAACTGAGCATAACGTACAGGCGTACTGTTCGACAACTGCAATGCGCTTCCTTGCGGAATAGCAGGAAATATCAGCGAGAATGCCTTTAAATCACTCCATTCGACATTCGCAAGATAATGCTCATGCCGATCTGTCGCTTCTGCTCTGCAATCTATCCATAAATTATGATAATAACTATCCGAAGGGTGTATGTGATCTATAATTTGAGAGAAAAAGTCAACAGGATTCATCCGTATATGCCGGGTCATACACTGCATCGTATCTGCAACATGAGTATTCTCATCCAGACTCCAATGCTCAGAAGGAGAATATTTTCTTAAAAACTGCTTTATCATGCGTGAAACAAGAGACCCACCAAAAGTAATTAATAAATCGGGGGTAAATTTCGATTTTTCTTCATCGGAAATTACCGATAAAACCCTGTCGATAGTCGAAATAGAATCGTTTACACACAAATTCGAAATCGTCTCGGTAAGGACAATCACTTGAGGTAATGATGACAATCGATTTAACAACGATGATAGCATCGAATCCGGCTTACCGAATGATACCAAAATCATCACCTTTTTGCTTCGGGAAATTAATCCGGACAACTCTTTTACGATTTCTTCATTAAGGCAAGTATTAATGCTCACAGATGTAATTACCTGCTCTGAGCGACTGTCGCGAACTTCTCGCAAACAATAAAGAGGTTCTCTTAAGGGAACATTAATATGCACAGGACCGGGTTTAGACCGAACAGACAAATTAACAGCGTCATTCACCAAACGATTTACCCACCAACGTTCGTCATCACAAGTAATTTCAGGAGGCAAGGAGTAAGATGCCTTAACGAATGGGGCGAACAAATTTTTCTGTCGGAGCGTCTGGCTATCCTCTTGGTCGATCCATTCTTCAGGCCGATCGGCAGAAATGACAATCAAAGGAATATGTTGGTAATATGCTTCAGCAACAGCCGGAGCATAATTTAACAAAGCCGTTCCTGAGGTACAAACCACGGCAACCGGTTCTCCTGATTGCTGGGCTATCCCCATTGCCATAAAAGCTGCACTTCGTTCATCTAAAACGACAAATTTCTCAAACTCCTTACGACGAGCAAAAGAGACGATCAAAGGTGCATTCCGAGACCCGGGAGACAATACAATCCGTTTCACTCCCTTGGCAATCAGCAAATTCGCTAATATTGTACAACATTCTTTATCCGAATCCAACATATTCATCTATTTTGGTATATATTCGCCCTTAAGTTATCTGACAAACCGATTATCTACTTTTATTTAATCATTCTATCAAATTCAACAAAGTACGGGATTTTATTTCTGTCTCGTTCCATTCCGAATCAGCATCGGATAAAGCCGTCAAACCTCCACCGACATGTAGTTCCACCCTATCCCGAAAAAGTTCCATACTCCGCAAATTTACAAATAAATCAAATTGTCCGTTACCATAAACCGGTCCTAAGTATCCGGCATAATACCGACGTTCTCGGTTCTCGGTTTCACAGATTATTTTTAAAGCCTCCCGTAATGGAAATCCTCCCACTGCAGGCGTAGGATGCAAGGCATTTATTAACCGAGATATTTCGCCCGGAGATAGCGATTTATTCAACGTAAACATGGTACATAAATGTGAAACAACCCCAGCTTGCCTCAATTCCGGACCGGATATCAGAGGTTCTGTTCCAACTATATTCCGGAAACAAGATTCTATATATTCCGTTACAATCCGTTGCTCCTCCCGATCTTTTTCTCCCCATTCAGAAAAATCGTCTTTTCTCTTTGTTCCGGCCAACGACATAGTTTGAATACAGGAAGCAGAACAACGTAGAAAAGTTTCCGGGGTAGCCCCCATCCATAGAGTCTCTCCGGGAATCGAAACCAAAAAGACAAAAGCATCGGGATAAGTCTCGCACAATCCGTCAAACCATTCCGGAGCTTTTTTATAGGGATCACAAAAAAACTGTCTTACTCTTGACAATACCGCTTTTCGAATTTTCCCGGATCTCAGTGCAGAAATAACCCTCTCTGCCTGCTTTATATAAATACCTTTTCCTATCTCACCTACCGGAACAGTGTCCGGCACATTTTTCTTCGGCGTAACTTTCAATATATCCAAGTCTCCAGCCTTCGACAAGTCAATATCATTCCGAAGGAAACGTACAGGAGAGTTATTTGCCACATGAAACGGAGAAAACAAAAAACCGGAATCTTCGAGAAAAACAGAGGGACTACAATTTCCTGCAACCTCCCCCGATATTTGTGCTCCAAAGCAGAAATT contains:
- the menB gene encoding 1,4-dihydroxy-2-naphthoyl-CoA synthase, producing the protein MATREWKTIKEYEDIKFEFFEGIAKITINRPEVYNAFRPQTNFEMLDAMSICRERSDIGVVVFTGAGDKAFCSGGDQNVKGIGGYIDKDGVPRLNVLDLHKAIRSIPKPVIAMVNGYAIGGGHVLHVVCDLTIASENARFGQTGPKVGSFDAGFGSSYLARCVGQKKAREIWFLCRQYTAREAEEMGMVNKVVPFERLEDETVDWCKTILKRSPMAIRMIKRALNAELDGQRGLMEFAGDATLMYYLMEEAQEGKNAFLEKRDPDFQKFPKFPG
- the menD gene encoding 2-succinyl-5-enolpyruvyl-6-hydroxy-3-cyclohexene-1-carboxylic-acid synthase produces the protein MLDSDKECCTILANLLIAKGVKRIVLSPGSRNAPLIVSFARRKEFEKFVVLDERSAAFMAMGIAQQSGEPVAVVCTSGTALLNYAPAVAEAYYQHIPLIVISADRPEEWIDQEDSQTLRQKNLFAPFVKASYSLPPEITCDDERWWVNRLVNDAVNLSVRSKPGPVHINVPLREPLYCLREVRDSRSEQVITSVSINTCLNEEIVKELSGLISRSKKVMILVSFGKPDSMLSSLLNRLSSLPQVIVLTETISNLCVNDSISTIDRVLSVISDEEKSKFTPDLLITFGGSLVSRMIKQFLRKYSPSEHWSLDENTHVADTMQCMTRHIRMNPVDFFSQIIDHIHPSDSYYHNLWIDCRAEATDRHEHYLANVEWSDLKAFSLIFPAIPQGSALQLSNSTPVRYAQLFEYNQIERSDCNRGVSGIDGATSTAVGAACVRRELTVFITGDMGFLYDSNALWNRYVPPTLKIIVMKNGGGGIFRFIQGPSELPELEEYFETAQEVDVEGFARLHGFDYYVADSEDELRKILSVFFRISDKPAILSVETPRTVNDRILRGYFKR
- a CDS encoding chorismate-binding protein; the protein is MCKDVTISEIKEAQRICLERGIPFFAYRLPDSGNFCFGAQISGEVAGNCSPSVFLEDSGFLFSPFHVANNSPVRFLRNDIDLSKAGDLDILKVTPKKNVPDTVPVGEIGKGIYIKQAERVISALRSGKIRKAVLSRVRQFFCDPYKKAPEWFDGLCETYPDAFVFLVSIPGETLWMGATPETFLRCSASCIQTMSLAGTKRKDDFSEWGEKDREEQRIVTEYIESCFRNIVGTEPLISGPELRQAGVVSHLCTMFTLNKSLSPGEISRLINALHPTPAVGGFPLREALKIICETENRERRYYAGYLGPVYGNGQFDLFVNLRSMELFRDRVELHVGGGLTALSDADSEWNETEIKSRTLLNLIE